One Gymnogyps californianus isolate 813 chromosome 11, ASM1813914v2, whole genome shotgun sequence genomic window carries:
- the TLNRD1 gene encoding talin rod domain-containing protein 1, giving the protein MASGGSGKSSSEVSGGGIPSSSCLQRKKLISICDHCKIKMQLVADLLLLSSETRPVNTESLSVFGESFEKCRDTIIARTKGLSILTHDVQSQLNMGRFGEVGESLMEMGELVVSLTECSAHAAYLAAVETPGAQPAMPGLVDRYKVTRCRHEVEHGCGVLKTTPLADMSPQLLLEVSQNMSKNLKFLTDACVLASEKSKDKFAKEQFKLSVKCMSTSASALLACVKEVKTSPSELTRNRCVLFSGPLVQSVYALVGFATEPQFLGKAATINPEGKAVQTAILGGAMSVVSACVLLTQCLRDIAQHPESSTKMSDYRERLRNSACAVSDGCNLLSQALRERSSPRTLPPVNSNSVN; this is encoded by the coding sequence ATGGCTAGCGGTGGCTCTGGCAAGTCCAGCAGCGAGGTGTCTGGCGGCGGCATCCCCAGCAGCAGTtgcctgcagaggaagaagctcATCTCTATCTGCGACCACTGCAAGATCAAGATGCAACTGGTGGCTGATCTGCTTCTGCTGTCGAGCGAGACCAGGCCGGTGAACACTGAGAGCCTGTCTGTCTTCGGTGAGTCCTTCGAGAAGTGCAGGGACACGATCATTGCAAGGACCAAAGGACTCTCCATCTTGACCCATGACGTCCAGAGCCAGCTCAATATGGGACGCTTCGGGGAGGTAGGGGAAAGCCTGATGGAGATGGGGGAGCTGGTGGTCTCCCTGACCGAATGCTCTGCCCACGCTGCCTACCTGGCTGCAGTGGAGACTCCGGGGGCCCAGCCTGCTATGCCTGGCTTGGTGGATCGCTACAAGGTGACCCGATGTAGGCATGAGGTGGAGCACGGCTGTGGGGTCTTGAAGACCACCCCTTTGGCAGATATGAGccctcagctcctgctggagGTTTCTCAGAACATGTCCAAGAACTTGAAATTCCTGACAGACGCCTGCGTGCTGGCCAGTGAGAAATCCAAGGATAAATTTGCTAAGGAGCAGTTCAAACTCAGTGTCAAATGTATGAGCACCAGCGCCTCTGCCCTCTTGGCGTGTGTCAAGGAGGTCAAGACTTCACCCAGCGAGCTGACCAGGAACCGATGCGTCTTGTTCAGTGGACCTTTGGTGCAGTCTGTCTATGCTCTGGTGGGCTTTGCCACTGAGCCCCAGTTTTTGGGTAAAGCTGCCACCATTAATCCAGAGGGCAAAGCTGTGCAAACTGCCATCCTAGGAGGAGCCATGAGTGTGGTATCTGCTTGTGTGCTCCTGACCCAATGCCTCAGGGATATAGCCCAACACCCCGAAAGTAGCACCAAAATGAGCGATTACAGGGAAAGGTTGAGGAACTCAGCTTGCGCCGTCTCAGATGGTTGCAACCTGTTATCTCAGGCACTAAGAGAAAGATCTTCACCCAGGACTTTACCGCCAGTGAACTCCAATTCTGTGAATTAA